In Leptolyngbya sp. NIES-2104, the genomic window GAAAGTTGAGGAATAAATTGCACTATGGCAAGAAGTAGTTTTTTGGCTGACTTTCAAAAGTTCTTGATGCAAGGAAACGTGATTGACCTTGCAGTTGCGGTCATTATCGGTGGTGCATTCGGGAAAATTGTAGATTCGCTTGTGACTGATATTATTACGCCTGTGATTCTCAATCCAGCGATGAGTGCTGCGGGTGTGAATCAGCTAGAAAATTTTGCGCCGAACGGCATCAAAGTTGGTCTATTTCTAGCTGCCGTGATTAACTTTGTTGTGATTGCGTTTTGTATCTTCTTGCTGGTTCGTGCATTTGAGAAAGCAAGACGGCGGTTTGCGCGGCAAGAAGCGATCGAAGAAACCGCAGCCCCCGTTGATCCTGTCGTTGTGTCTCAAGAGCGTTTGACTGATGCGATCGAACGTCTGACCAATACGATGAATCGCTAACCAAAATTCGCCCTCGTTCAGATGCAATGAGGGCTTTTCATTGGATTCGATCGGGTTCAACTTCGCTCCGCTCTTCCATCACAAGAATGACTCCTTGAATTTCTAAATCAGTGCCGATGAGCGGTGTGCAAGTGACACGACAGCAAATTCCGCGCCCACGTCGGTTAATGGCATCAAGTACGATTTCGATCGCGCCATTGGGTGAACCTGCTAAACAATCGCGAATCGGTTGACGTAACTGCGCGACAGGTAGCCCGATATCGAGATTGAGAAAGTTTTGCGCGATCGCTTCTTCGGGACGCAATCCCCAGAGATCTTCGGCTCGATTATTCCAAGTTTGAACGTACAGATCGCGATCGACCACCACAACGCCACCTTTCAAGCTGGTGAGAATCGAGGCGAGAAAAGCATTGCTTTGATTCAGTTCTTCACTGCGTCGCTGTAACTCTACATTCACGGTTTGGAGTTCTTCATTCGTCGATTGCAACTCCTCGTTCATTGTTTCTAATTCTTCATTCGTCGATTGCAATTCTTCGTTTGTAGTTTCAAGTTCTTCGTTGCTCGATTGCAATTCTTCGTTTGTGGTTTCAAGTTCTTCGTTACTCGATTGCAGTTCTTCGTATGCCATTTCGAGTTCTTGATTGGAGTGTTCGAGTTCTTCTTGGAGATGCTTCGCGCGAGTGACATCGATAAAGCCTACGCAAACTCCGATAACGGTGTTAGCAGTGTCAAACAGCGGCGAGATTTGAACATCGAAATAGAGCATTTCGTCTCGGTGCGGTTGCCAAGGAACTTCACGGAGGTAAATCGTGCGACGAGTGTTGTAGATTTGCTCGATGCACGATCGCAGTTCGACCGGGCGGTAAGAGATTTCTAAATCTTGGAGCGGACGACCGAGATCGCGTAGGGCAATCGAAAAGAGCGATCGGGCGCACTCATTTGCGAGCGTTAACGCGCCATTCACATCAATCACGAGACGAGCGATCGGGGCAGCTTCAAAGGTAGCTTCTTGGAGTCGCACATGATTCGATAAGTGTTTCACGGCTTCATCGCTCCCGGTTTGCGCCATGATTTGCAGACGATCGCGCAAATTCAGCTTTGAGACTCTAGTGAAGACGCGACATCTAAGATGAATCGGAGTGAAAAGATTGGAATGCGTTAATAGCATTTCGGCTTTACCGAGAAACAGAAAGCCGCCTTCTCTCAGCGCGAAATGATATCGGGCTAGGATGCGGGTCTGTGTTTCTGCGTTGAAATACATTAAGGTATTTCGACAAATCAGCAAATCAATTCTGGAAATGGGTGCATCCTGAATCAAATCGTGACGACCAAAAATCAGCGATCGACGTAAATCTTTGCGAAAGGTGTAGCGGTTTTCGGTTTGTTCAAAGAATTGTTCGATGCGGTCTTCGCCTAGTCCGCTGAGTTGTTGGTGCGTGTAAGAGCCTTGGCGAGATTGATTTAGGGCTTCCTCATCGACATCGGTAGCGTAGATTTTGACGCGAGTGCGAAACGCATCAACTCCGACCGCTTCGGCTAACAAAATCGCGATCGTGTAAGCTTCTTCACCGGAGGCACAACCCGCACTCCAAACCCGAATCGAATCGGTAATTGATTTGCGGGCGAGAATTTGAGGAATCACTTCAGCGGCAATGTAATCCCAAGCAGGTCG contains:
- the mscL gene encoding large conductance mechanosensitive channel protein MscL, giving the protein MARSSFLADFQKFLMQGNVIDLAVAVIIGGAFGKIVDSLVTDIITPVILNPAMSAAGVNQLENFAPNGIKVGLFLAAVINFVVIAFCIFLLVRAFEKARRRFARQEAIEETAAPVDPVVVSQERLTDAIERLTNTMNR
- a CDS encoding CheR family methyltransferase, with the protein product MIQDSDTLTAIEALLDYIKRSRGFDFTGYKRSSLMRRIAKRMQIVNIETHSEYLDFLEAHPSEFNQLFNTLLINVTAFLRDRPAWDYIAAEVIPQILARKSITDSIRVWSAGCASGEEAYTIAILLAEAVGVDAFRTRVKIYATDVDEEALNQSRQGSYTHQQLSGLGEDRIEQFFEQTENRYTFRKDLRRSLIFGRHDLIQDAPISRIDLLICRNTLMYFNAETQTRILARYHFALREGGFLFLGKAEMLLTHSNLFTPIHLRCRVFTRVSKLNLRDRLQIMAQTGSDEAVKHLSNHVRLQEATFEAAPIARLVIDVNGALTLANECARSLFSIALRDLGRPLQDLEISYRPVELRSCIEQIYNTRRTIYLREVPWQPHRDEMLYFDVQISPLFDTANTVIGVCVGFIDVTRAKHLQEELEHSNQELEMAYEELQSSNEELETTNEELQSSNEELETTNEELQSTNEELETMNEELQSTNEELQTVNVELQRRSEELNQSNAFLASILTSLKGGVVVVDRDLYVQTWNNRAEDLWGLRPEEAIAQNFLNLDIGLPVAQLRQPIRDCLAGSPNGAIEIVLDAINRRGRGICCRVTCTPLIGTDLEIQGVILVMEERSEVEPDRIQ